The DNA segment ATTCTTTAGGAAACGGTCTTTGGAAAAACAGAATTATTTCTATCTTATTCAGTAAATACAAGCTAAGGTATAATTTAGGtttctgtattgttattttagttCTCTTAAAGCTGTCATGTATTATTTGGAAAACATGTAGAAAGTAATTTGTGGTACTAAAAATGTGTTTgcataaaagttacagtattaccCTTCAATTGATTGTATTAACCTTGAAGAAACCCCTTTGAGAATTTGTCTTTGTCACTCGATTGTATTATTTTGGTATTCACTGTTCATCTGGAATTAACATTACTGGAACTATCTGATCATAGTTCCAGAGTTTTATTAGGATTTATAGCCAACACAAGATGATTAAGATTAAGGGAACCTGCACATGTATCCACACATCAAGGACTGTTAGACTGAGTTCCTCAGTGCCTTTCAATGGCTTGCTAATGGGAGAATGCTGAAAGCAAAGCCAAACAGTGCTTATCTTCAGGGTATTCACTGGTCTGGTATCTCAAACTCATTACCAGCTTTATCCATTTATTTAGCTTATTTTAGAATATAGTTGCTATTGTGTACCATGATAAGTACATGTACAACCATGGTAAATAACAGTAAACTATATACTACTagatacaatatattacatactGCACAATCAGGGGATAATGCTATCTGCATCTGTAGGAATTTAAAACAGTGTACTTGTACTGAAAAGGGTGGCAAAAACCATAAAATAAGATATTGTAAGTCATGTTCCTGACTAAATCACATCACCCAACTCTTTGGAAGGCTCAGTATCAGTATCTGTTCCAGGGTAATCAGGGCGTTTCCAGGATCCCAACATGTATTTTCGGCTGGGTGTGCTTTTGGTCCTGGCTCTTGGGACTGTGCAATGCCAAAAGAGACCTGTTAAAGATGAATGGGACTACAGAGATGGAGGTAAGCCTAGCTGAATTCATCTTGAATTCTGGTTCTTGTGATTCATGAAAGGTACTGGTCTGATTGAAATGGAGAGTATATGTATATCAACTTGTGCTACTAAATTACCTCAGTACAGAACTATTGCTATTGTTGTACCTCTCCATTGCTACTGAAGAGTATTTGGTTCAGGGATATTGTATTGGTGCAGTTGTGGCTACTGAGGGAGTGCCCAAGAAACCCATGCTGCCTCTGGATCTTATTCTAAAATCATAATTCATACCCCACAAGTTTTCCTGTACTGTACTTGAAATATCTTCAACCAATAGATTatcaacacaataaaacagaGACCAAAATGTCTTAAGAAAATGATAAAGATTTGAAAGCATTAGCACTCCGTTAAACTACAGTAAACACAGTATACAATTCCTGTAGGATTATACCTGACCATAAATTTGAATCTGTAAATTACAGTAGAGGTAAATATCTATGTACTCCAATGTAGGTGCTGAAAttgtctggagagagagagagagatatagagagagagagagagacagagagagagagagagagagagagagagagagagagagagagagagagagagagagagagagagagagagagagagggcggaggaagggagagagggagggacggagggagagagagaatatgCCTTGGcataatttgtaaaataaattgaatttattttacaAGTTAGCCTTGGCCCCgtcttcatttttttgtattatatatacacagtaaatGATGGTTTAGAAAATGTAAAATTCTAATGGTCACAAGTCATGCCATTGGAGGTATTGACGGTCACAGACTGCAGTTTGTTGGTCATAAATTGTCGCTCATGTTTCATTTTAGCCGATAAGGTCAACATGCGAGGGGTGGCCAATCTAACTGAGGTCCTAGACAACTGGAGATTCGACATCCTGAATCAGATGAAGAACCTTGTTCAGAATGACCACCAGGCCCTCCTCCCAGACTACTCCAGGTGAGGCAGTGAGGCAGAGTCCAGCTGGAACCAGCACAGAAGCACACTTACTCCCTGGCCCCATTGTTCCTGTACTTTAAACACTTCTCAATATGCATGGCTGGTAACAAGCAGATAATGGTATGCAAAAAGGACAGTGAACCTTCTCAAATTACCTTTTTGTCAATATCTATGAATATATGGCACTGGGTAATGGTGTAACTTAGGTAATGCACGTAACTATACCAGTTCTGTAACCAATTATGAGTATGCCACAGGATAATTAAGTTAGTTGACATTGACAGTCATCATCCTGGGTGTTTAACCATACCAGGGAACACAAACAGGAtctacaactgttttttttacaaaataaaacagaaatgtccATACTGTAGTTAAAGTGAGGTTTTCCAGGTATATGGGTAATTCATTTCATCTGGGTTTAGGCATCATATATGGTGTTGTCCCTAACATAGCACACAAGTACGCATCCAGATCTTCAGCAGCTAAAACAGGCCCGCTCATGAAATGCCACAGGGAATAATcccactttctctctctgtctatctcgcTCTTGTTTCTGCAGGATCCCGCCGCTGTCAGAGGCCCTGGACGACCTCTTCAATGAGTTCAATGCGCTGAAGGAGCGGCTTGGGGATCTCAGCGAGAAGTTCGTGGGCATGGAGACCTTCATCGAAGAGGTCAAGGCTGGGAAGGTTCCCAGTGGAGGAGCACGAGCTGCAGCCCCGCCCAAGAAGAAGGTCATCCCCAAGAAGAGGAATCCCTGAGGACTCCTGGAGGCTCCCTCCACTCCACGCACCCTGCAGCAACCCTTCTATACCCTGTAGCAATCCTTCAGGATAAAGCAATAGAGGCAAGCCAATCACCTGAGCTATCAGCCTGCAAGCTTGGATCTCGGCCATGAATCAGGCACTTACAATAGATATTCAGTAAAAGCTACATTAAAAACATGGAAGCTCGTGGgccccttataaaggtttaaaatggtaaaaacatagcaatgtgtaataaagcacagcgaaagcaaggtaaagcgtaggtaagcattgtaaagaacaacaaggtatggaaaagcatattattaaacatggcaaaacagggtaaactacggtaaatatatagtatagccattggaaaagcatgctaaaactgcagaaatactatGCAAAAATATTGTGGCAAACATTTATAAGGGGCAGTGCTAATAAATCAGTAGTGTACAGTAAAAATACTTTGTATTCACTTGTACACAATTTAGTTATGAATACAGCCTTTAGGATTCATAAAGCTTGAACTTGTACAGTCCTTGTTTTCAACATCTGTTTTTCAGAAGAAAACACAGTTTGCTATTCAAACACAACAATATTCTCAGACAATAAACCCATTATTGCCCTTGGCTTAGATTCAGAATGTTTATTTTGATCTTTTACTGACTATGCTGTTATGCATTAGGTGCTATTATATAGTAGTTTTtgttgtaaatacagtacagtgaaatcAAGAAGAGAACAATTAACCTTCTACACTAGAGGGAAGAAAAAGCTAGGCTGaaaataaaggtttttaaaaaatcaattagaTACAATTAAAAGTGTAGACAACAAACAACTGATTTTACAGGGTAGCCCCTAAATCGATGTAGAGTATCACAAGCATTATAGCAACAATATAATATACCAATAACATACCATACTAGGATTAGGCCTCCACTTAAGGTTTGCATTAGTAGATTAGATGAAGTTCACACTGTCAAATACAATACGCAGAATGTACCAGCATGGTTTTGTTTCTATTGAAATAACAAAGACGCTGTTGGGATGGCTTACAGACGCTGTCTGTAAGCCATCCCAATTGAaattgtatacacctgtatctctaATGTATCTGATTGCCTGCTGGTTTAATCGCTTTTAGAATACCACAGAAGAGTGCTTGTGAACAGGGAGTCTGCCACTAAAAATGAACAACTGCAGTTGTAATGTGCAACAGTCCACTGAATACAAAACAGCCGCTGGTAAAGAGTATGTTTCTGTtcacattttaactgtttgtgtattACGTGTAATCCTGAAAAGCAGCTAtagttttcctgttttttttttctctctgcatgACTAATAAAAATATGGTGAAAAGGGACTGACTGGTTGTTCATGTCTGTAGAATGCATAACATGCCCTGAGTATGTTTAAACAGAGGATTTGCTGATAATTTACTTTCGCTGTTGATTCACTTCTGTGACGGATACCGCTGACCTCTGCAGGACACATGAGGTAATAGAAAATAAGCCTTATAACTGCCCATGCAAACACATCTGTCCCTTTATCAGCGAGGTACGCAAAAAAAGAACCGAAGAAAACACATTTTGTGCATTTCTTGGAGGctcctctagatggcagcatagaCAGGATCCCTACAGAGCCGTATATAGAGAGAGTTCGGCCaatcttttttgcttttttgatCGGCGAACGGCCGCAGGTGATTGGTCAATCCCTTTCATGCGCCCTAAATCGGTGGTACAGGCGCCATGTTGTCACCAGTTTCTGCAGTGCTGTACGTTCATTTGCATTGacggttaacaaaaacaaacacaaataattaCAGAGCATTTTGAGGAAGACCAGTatgaacaaataaattaaatacaaaatatgggGTTAATCAATTTTCTTGCCAGGTTTTCTCATATCATCTAGACTTTCCAACTGGCTCCAGTACTTACCGGAGACTTAGAGACAGGACAGGATTTTGAAGTTGCTCTTAAATTGAAAGTAATATTTTACCTAATCTGCACtgacttgaatgtatttgtaccgACTCTCCCGATCAAATAACACCGATCAGCTGCTCCTCATAGATTTACATTGCGGAGAGTGCACGCCCACACTAGTTTGCTGACAACATGGCACCTGTGCCTACAGTTGGCTGAACTCTGTCTGGGCTCTGCGTCCCTTAAGTTCTGAACTGTACACAACAGCCATATTGAAGAAAGACATGTGAGAAGCAATAACTGGTAGTAATGCTCAATACATGACACTTTTTACGGACAGACCTCTGCACTGAACATCAAGAAGTTAGAATCTAGTTTATATTCTCCAAAGTTCGTGTTCATGAAATCTAGTGTCACATTCAAAAAGTCACACAAGGAATGAAAGTCATTGACAGTCCAAGCTATTATTAATTTGCTTTTCAATTGGAATTTATAGTATTATAACGTTTTCGGTTCTGCAGACGGGgttctcacaggcggaggtgggacATGAACTCCGGACATCCCGCGCTGAAGCATAGAGCCGATACCTCTGTGCAAAAGAGTCGGTTCTCTAGCAGCAGCTGGTATCGGGCTTATGACTTTatatttgattgcgtcacctaccagccctcacccctacccccgtgcagtctacactctcccctgccagcctcatgTCCACCCTCGGACTGGTTCACCAGGCTTTCTCATATGCGGAGGTGGGACctcccgcactgaagcatagcgcagATATTCATTGCATATTCCATTTCAATTCAGTGGAATTCACGGTCATTGTTTTGCTGTGCAACCTAAAAGCTTATTACATCTAAAATgtggggacttttttttttttttttttttaacagccatTGTACTGTATGACAGCTCGGCAATAAAATCATTCTTTTGTCTGAAAGGCTTGGACAAGAAGTGCAGATTTATACCTTTCATCATCCTCACTCGAGTCACGTCCGCGAGCGCTCTTCAAACTAACGGTACTGTTCCCTAACAGACAgggaaatggaaaatgacctttGAATAACAGAGTCTGTAATTTAGTATCGGTACTGACACTACTGCTCTGTGGTGGAATAAAAGAGAATGAAGTAGGGCAGAGAACagtccattttttaaaaaagcttttagtGTTCGGATATAGTATCCACAGACCTCATACTAAAATGTGGAACACATTTTATTATAACGTATTTGCAAACACTACTTAAGTTTATAACTTGCCCTACTGTATTAATACATTGTACATATTGggtaatatgtttaaaaaaaatacaaataaaatattgtgtgttgtgtgtaagtGTGTTTGATTTGTGTATATCAAAGTATTCAAGCTTATATGATGTTTAACCAAACTACAGTTTATCATAGgaaaagttgttttttaaaatctaattGCCACCTATTTAATCAACAGGAGACCACAATCAGGGGTAACAGCAGGTAGTAAACAAAATATGACAAGCTGTATTCGCACATTTCCTGCAATTAACTATCACTAATATTTTCTAAACCGTGTAATCCAAGGTTTTCCCACTAGAGGGAAGTGCAGTACACACGTTTACATAATATTGAGTTTTTCATGGTTTAGTGCCCCATGagttaaaaatattattattattattattattattattattattattattattattctacaaAAACAATGTTTCAGTAAATTTCTACTTTTCTTGATTACCTTCTACCTTGACATATATTAATTCTCAAAAATGCAGAATACAGAGAAAGCCAAACTATGAAGActataaacaaacagacaacaaggAGCAATTTTGTAGTGTGAAAGTCAACATGCTTCTGTAGTGTAAGCAGGAGACATGGACATGGTAAGGTTAATGATGGGAGATGGAGACATGGACATGGTAAGGTTAATGATGGGATATTGTTTCCTCATAATTAGATTCTGCTTTCTCATAAATTAATTCTCATAAATGTGTTACACAGTGTTTATAAATCAGGTCTACAACTTTGCCGCACAAGTACATTTACAATTGTTCAAAGAAAACagacatgcaaaacaaaacatgttgaaGGCTCTTttgacaaggttttttttttttttaatttaattaaacatgaGTTTCGGGTGGATCACTAAGCCTCATGTATGTAATGTGAATACACAATTTCTTAGCTGAAGATGCAGTCTTGCATGCAAATGTATTCAAGACCAATATGTAGTTTTGTAAGGACACCCCTTAGTGATATTTGTATTGCATATTCTATAAGTTCACACGTGATCCTTTTTATTCTCTGGGGGACTCAACATCTCCCGGCCCCCttatttgcttttaaaaatggagGATTATTGTTCTTTAACCTTCTTGTGCTGACCCAGCTTTAATATTGCATGATGGAAACTGAAATCCATTATTGATACATTCTCTATTTGTAATCATTGCTTCTATAATATCAAAAGTTGAAATAGCATCCTGTATAAAccctattaataatacaaaaaaaaaaaaaaaaaaaaaacttaactgcattaaaacatttaaaagacacATATTAAGATAAGCTTGCTGCTATGGAAGTTCATTTTGTTGACAACCGTACCATGGTACTATAAAGTCAAACCCATTTTAACATGAAAACCAGAGTATCTTTGCCTGCTGGTTAATGTCCCTGGTTCTGTGCTCTATATCTGCTGAGACAGCAATGTTTATTCTGCATGTTAATGGTGTTACTCTCATGTCTTTCTCAAAGAACTATGATAATGCACATTATTATATGACTACTGAGAAAACACACAGAAGACTCCAAGATGGTAAAGAACAGGTTTGGAGAATAAATGGTTTGGGAATGGAATTGTTTCACTGAATGAAATTCCTAAAAAGCCCCATACCTAAGCCCCAGCTGCCCACTTTctgtttactgtgctgtgaggAGGAATAAAGAGTTCTGAGTTTGGTAGTTGACACTTTGTGACTGATAAGAGCAGCGTGTAACCCTTATGGTGTTGGTTTTAATGATTTATCCCCCTCGTAATAGCCAATTACTTTGCTGATTACAGCTGTCCCATAAATATAAAGCCCAAAGTCAGACATACTAGatgtgtgttgtttatttatttatcacacAGCACTACAGCATTAACAAAAGGGGTCTCATACTGAAAACTTCCATGGGGCAGATACTGAATGACTGACTGGAAACTGACTTCAGCTTGGTCATTCAGGATTTAAATAAGGAAATATCCATCAGAGAAGCTGAATGGCCTACAGGGAGCTACAGTATTTGGCCATTGGTCAATTTAATATCCAAGTGGCTGTTTTCTATTGAAAAAACAATAGGACAACTGGTAACTAGTTTGGTCATTTGAATCATTAACAGTTTCTATTTTCTGTTGTTAAAGCAAATTGGACAACTGTCTGCTGTTGGTAAAGCATGGCAGCACAAGAAAGCATGGTACAGTAAATCACAGATCATTAAAGCTTTTAAGAtactaaggggttgatttgatcaacctaaacCCCACTAGGATCACAGCTGGATCATTTTGGGGAGATAGCCACGGTTGATGCAATCCAGTatgattcctcagtgctgtaaaatggtcTAAAAAGTGTCTAATGCTGATGAACTGACGTGTTCAGCTACCCACAGTGACAAACACCAAGGGCTAATTGCTTTAATAAAGAATTGATTCATGGACTCATAAAACGGGTCTTCCAATTAACAGATTACACCCAGTCTTCAAGAGCCAGAGTCATAATCTGCAGCAGCATTAAAAAAGATAAGGAACACTTGTCTTTTCTAAACAGATCAAGCAAGCCCAGATGGTAGTATCATCCAGGGATATGATCCTTAAAATCTGAATTATGGATCTGTTAGTATTACAATGAAGCTGGTTAGCTGAACTGTACGTATGGCAAACAGACAAGCACACAGATGTTTACTATTAAGCAATCAGTGTGGGAGAGCATTGTGTCGGGCTGTGCCTGGGCTTGGCACTGTGTAGCGTCTGACAGACTTCTCCTCCTGGTTGGTGTTTATaggcgtattattattattatttatttcttagcagacgcccttatccagggcaacttacaatggtaagcaaatacatttcaagtatcacagtacaactAATAATACAATTATGCAGTATGCTGTGCCTCCTGCCATGCCCACAGCAGATGTAATTAGATTGCACGTAGGTAAGATTGACCTGTTTCACAATACCTCTATGGACTTTGATGTGTGCTTTAAAGCAATCTATATGAGCCCTTTTCACAAAGCATTCACctgtgagttatttaaagaatggcTGATAGATTGATATTGTTAAAGGAGAGAacagcagcctagaacagtttcatgatataaaactgtatttagtCCATCAAAACAGAGGCTCGCTAAAGGAATGCTCAGGTCTGTGCTGGGTGAAAGAAGTGTGTAGACAGACagcaccatggcaacttaccagaTCACATTGATTTAAACAGCTGGTAGGGCAGAGGAGCTCTTCTGGAAGAGGGGGAGGAGACAGCAAAGCAAACTCCAGAAGAGGCACAAGAATGTACCctaaagggggctcccgagtggcacatccagtaaaagcactcgctagggtgcaggatgcgctgtatagcctggacgtcgccggttcgagtccaggctattccacagccgaccgtggacgggagctcccagggggcggcgctcaattggccgagcgtcgtccgggggagggagggagggttaggtcggccagggtgtcctcggctcaccgcgcaccagcgacccctgtagtctggccgggcgcctgcgggcttgcctgtaagctgcccagagctgcgttgtcctccgacgctgtagctttgaggcggctgcacggtgagtctgcaaagtgtaaagaagcgggcagctgacggcacacgcttcggaggacagcgtgtgttcatcttcgcccctcccgagtcagcgcaggggtggtagcggtgagctgagcctaaaaataattggacatttcaaattggggagaaaataataaaaactaattggcaacgactaaatttatataaaaaaaaaaaaaaaagaatgtacccTAAAGAACTTCAAGAAAGTTCCAAATTGTCACTGCTTCTAAAATGTAAAACGACCTTACTAAAAGCATAATGAAATTCAGTCCTCACAAGTAAACACTTTGCCAAAGGTAGTTACATTAATATAACCTTATTATACAGAATCCAATATGTTTATCTTTTATGGTCCAATTAAAAGTTTGTACCCTTTGAAGCATTGCTGCTTAGAGTCATGTTGAATAATCAGGAGGTCCTGTGTCCAGTACTGAAGATCCAGAATCTTTAAATAAAATTGAGAAATGATAAAATTATTATAAGAGTGATAATGTCTTCCACACAGAATTCTTGTACACTGGGTTTAATCCATTTGAATTGCTCTCCCATAAATCCTTACGAACGGTAATGCCTGCTTCAGATGCTGGCAAGAGATTACATGAAGAAAAACGTGCTTTCATTGATCCCACGGCCATTTACAGAAAGTAATGAGAACTCCACAGATAATCAGAATTAAGTTGTCAAGCCATGTCTATGCTATATTCCTGTCTGTATATTCCTCTGGGGTATATAAGGGGAAGTCAACAGCTGGCCATTATGCAAAGCCAACAATTTGAATTAGGTGCCATCCTCTTCAAAAAATGacagaaaagttaaaaaaaggactAGGGTTTTGCAGACTGTAAACTCCTAAGTTAAACATGAACTCCAAATTCTGTTAACGTACcagctgcatttctttctttatttgtttttggtaGACAACGATATTAAATTACACCTTTTGGCTGGGTATGGTTTTCTGACATTCTGGGATTCAGGCATTAGCACAGTTGACGGAATATGTAtctacacaattaaaaaaatcttatttttgtgtgcatttttttttctttgaaaacacGATAATATTAATGACAAAAGTAACAGAGATGACGGAGCTATTAATTCATCCAAGGGAATTCAGGACAATGGCACTCATGATTTAGGGAGCTAGAAAACTAATATTCAATGAAGAatggttatttaaaataattgggctttgttttattttctaggACAGTGTGTCCTTGTTTACAGAGATATGTCTGTGAATAAAGACTTAcatttataacttctcttgaGAAATGTCTTTGGCTCTAGTGCAAATGCTGATCTGGAATTTGGGATTTACAACCTGGCCCTGAGGCTGGGCAAGTGTATTAGTGTTACTGGGGTGCAGTAGGGAAGTGAGGGGAAAGCTGGATTTAAATATCTTTTGAGGGAGGGCATTTAAATGACACAGCATGTAAGCAGAGTTATTATTACGTGAAGTGAAGAGAATCATATTAATTCATAGCATTTAAAATTAATTACTTGGGCAAATAAACTTTGTGTTActttaactgtattttttttttgatggtaGTAACAGGAcaaggagaaaataatacaatatgtaAATGGTCCTCTAGTTTGAAACAAGTGAAAAGGCCAAAGCAAAATTGCAGAGTGGAATTTacttaataattatatttaatgttACAAATGCTAAAAAGTATATATAGCCTGTACCAGCCATTTATTCTGTATTAGTGCCAAGGAAGACCACTATATTGTATGGCTTGCATGGGAGCAGATTTAACCAATGCTATAGCTTTTCCCCCTCAGGGTCCATCACACAGAACTTCAACAGAAATCATCAATACTTCTGACTTAGAAAACAAGATACCAGCCATGAGTGTCCCTCTGATGTGTGTCCACCAACTAAGGCATGTTACTTAACTGGGGGAAATGGATCAGTCCACATTTCTGCCTCCATCGAGATTCAGTTTTAGACCTGTCCAATACTTGGCATCTTTTTAATCCTCCGACAACCTCTTGACAAGGGCACAGGCAATCAATACCAAAGCTAATGGCTGTTTTACTTAAAGAGGATAATCAATAAACATTACACAGAAAAAATTAGTTTTTGCCTTTTAGAAGAAGCAGCTCAGCGAGGAAGCCTGATATATACCTGGAGTTGTCCTACTGGGCCATCctaattttgtaaaatattttgtaattgtaccatatatattttcaaataaaataattttatggtTGTGTGTGAAGGTTAATAGGAAAGCGGTTTAGAGAGCCAGTAGGGTGGGGTATGCTTTTGGTGGGTTGCTATGGAAACCTATATATGGATGGGCAATGAGTGTAAGTAGGGATAACAGCTTCTGATTAATTATTCCATTTCTGtaaagtaatttatatatatatatatatatatatatatatatatatatatatatatataatgcatgacTTCAGTTCtttgatactgtattaatgaaCACATGAACAAATATTATTCATCTGGTATGTCCACAGGGCATTTGGAAGATCTCGCTAACCTCCTTTCCTTCCTGCAGacacaaaaaaatgttataaacaaGCTGAGCCAAAGTCATACAGGATTGGAATTCTTGTCAGGCGCACGCTATATTGTTCACTTTCCAAGCCGCTTGTGCTCAATTAATGGATAATTGGCTCTCCTTAGAGAAAGATAAGAGTTGATGGGGCGGGAACAGAGTCATTGGTAATTAACAGCCAGCAATGCTGAGGTGGGTAGGgctgtattattgtttttcatcagccaaaaaatatatgttttattaacaACTAGATAGTTTAATATCATATTATCAACTACATTTATATATAGTAAAccatttataaacaaataaaaggtataataagaataagaatatgCTGCTGACAGTAAGTGCCTTTAAACATTCTGTAATGAAAGGTTAATCCTGAAAGGGGGGTATTTTGTGTCATAATAAAAAGCCCTAGTTATTTGGATGCAATTACGATCTCTCGCCACAAGTTTTGGTGCCTAGATAAGCACATAGTAAAGGTTAACAATTTGCCACTTAAAGATGAGTGGATTTCATCTACAATTTCTATTTTGTGCACATCTACTGTACTGCTAAATGGTATATTTAACTGTTTTTACGAAAGATGATCTTTTCCTCTcagtcgtaataataataataatacaaaaaaaaaagaatggcagAGGGATTTTCAATGGCAATCAAATACCAACCTGAATATCGCTGTCCGTCATGGACACACAGAATAACTTTTGCGCTGGTGAGTTTACATTCAAACCACAGCCTCTCTGACACGTAACACCACAAGCAGACTATCAGTCCCCAGAAAAATCAATATCTGTCATAAAATGGCCCTGATATAGTGGGTCTGAATTATTCACCTTATCCCTATGCACAGCACAGGGGacttaaatgtaaaatgtttctaGCCTAAATTACGAATATAAATGAATGCAGTACACCTACAGAGTAGAGGAAAGACGATAACTTTTTAAAACTAGAgtgttacactttaaaataagtgtcttaCTTAACACATAATAACACACTATTTATTATGTGACCCTGTCTCAGATTTTATCCACTCAGAAACTGTTATCAGTctctattgttttattttgcagaagtatctaagcagaaacagcaacacagaattgtacaagacacacaaaaaagcatattaaaaaaaaaagtctcacaaCGATTGTATTTATCTTTCCTGAA comes from the Acipenser ruthenus chromosome 13, fAciRut3.2 maternal haplotype, whole genome shotgun sequence genome and includes:
- the LOC117418536 gene encoding uncharacterized protein LOC117418536 gives rise to the protein MYFRLGVLLVLALGTVQCQKRPVKDEWDYRDGADKVNMRGVANLTEVLDNWRFDILNQMKNLVQNDHQALLPDYSRIPPLSEALDDLFNEFNALKERLGDLSEKFVGMETFIEEVKAGKVPSGGARAAAPPKKKVIPKKRNP